In one Macaca fascicularis isolate 582-1 chromosome 6, T2T-MFA8v1.1 genomic region, the following are encoded:
- the LOC135971234 gene encoding protein SERAC1-like has product MSLAAYCVICCRRVGTSTSPPKSGTRWRDIRNIIKFTGSLILGGSLFLTYEVLALKKAVTLDTQVVEREKMKSCIYVHTVSLDKGENHGIAWQARKELHKAVRKVLATSTKILRNPFADPFSTVDIEDHECAVWLLLWKSKSDDKTTRLEAVQEMSEAHHWHDYQYRLIAQACDPKTLIGLARSKESDLRFFLLPPPLPSLKEDSSTEEELRQLLASLPQTELDECIQYFTSLALSESSQSLAAQKVSSCIHFSKYF; this is encoded by the coding sequence ATGTCCCTGGCTGCTTATTGTGTCATCTGTTGCAGAAGAGTAGGAACCTCTACTTCCCCGCCGAAAAGTGGCACACGCTGGAGAGACATCAGAAATATAATAAAGTTTACTGGATCACTTATTTTAGGAGGTTCTCTATTTCTTACATATGAAGTTCTGGCCCTGAAGAAAGCTGTGACATTAGATACTCAAgtggtagaaagagaaaaaatgaagtcatgtatatatgtgcacacagTTTCTTTAGATAAAGGAGAAAATCATGGTATTGCCTGGCAGGCAAGAAAAGAACTTCACAAAGCAGTAAGAAAAGTGTTGGCAACATCCACCAAGATACTACGGAATCCATTTGCTGACCCTTTTAGTACAGTTGATATAGAAGATCATGAGTGTGCTGTGTGGCTGCTCCTATGGAAGAGCAAGTCAGATGACAAAACCACGCGACTCGAGGCTGTGCAGGAGATGTCGGAGGCCCATCATTGGCATGATTACCAGTATAGGCTAAttgctcaagcctgtgatccgaAAACTCTTATTGGTTTGGCACGAAGCAAAGAGAGTGATCTTCGCTTTTTTCTCCTACCACCTCCTTTGCCATCTTTAAAAGAAGATTCTTCCACTGAAGAAGAGCTCAGGCAGTTGCTGGCTTCCTTACCTCAAACAGAGCTGGATGAGTGTATCCAGTATTTTACATCTTTGGCTCTTAGTGAAAGCAGTCAGAGTCTAGCTGCTCAGAAGGTTAGCTCATGTATTcacttcagtaaatatttttga